The proteins below are encoded in one region of Triticum aestivum cultivar Chinese Spring chromosome 1B, IWGSC CS RefSeq v2.1, whole genome shotgun sequence:
- the LOC123076802 gene encoding probable glutathione S-transferase DHAR1, cytosolic — protein MRNLLSDAPILERRRFPLAPLHVAIPVAVDELQSFRIRRTSSISSISRFCPDLTKLMLTTLSKLCWQGPYIGGANVSAADLSLAPKLYHLQVALEHFKGWKVPETLTSVHAYTEALFSRESFVKTKATKENLIAGWAPKVNP, from the exons ATGAGGAATCTCCTGAGCGACGCTCCCATCCTCGAGCGCCGCCGCTTTCCGCTCGCTCCCCTGCACGTCGCCATCCCAGTCGCCGTTGATGAGCTACAGAGCTTCCGCATCCGCCGCACCTCCTCTATTTCCTCTATTTCTCGGTTCTGT CCTGATCTTACCAAACTTATGCTAACGACACTATCAAAACTGTGCTGGCAGGGACCCTACATTGGTGGGGCGAACGTGTCCGCTGCTGATCTGAGCCTGGCCCCGAAGCTCTACCATCTCCAGGTCGCCCTGGAGCACTTCAAGGGCTGGAAGGTCCCGGAAACTCTGACCAGCGTCCATGCCTACACCGAG GCTCTCTTCAGCCGCGAGTCGTTCGTCAAGACCAAGGCGACCAAGGAGAACCTGATCGCCGGGTGGGCGCCGAAAGTGAACCCGTAA